The stretch of DNA cagtcattatggtgaacagtgtggagattccttaaaaaactggaaatagaactgccatatgacccagcaatcccactgttgggcatacacattggggaaaccagaattaaaagagacatgtgtaccccaatgttcattgcaacactatttacaatagctaggacatggacgcaacctagatgtccatcggtagacaaatagataaggaagttgtggtacatataatggaatattactcagctataaaaaagaatgcatttgagttagttctaatgaggtggatgaaactgaagcctattatacaaagtgaagtcagaaagagaaataccaatacagtatattagcgcacatatatggaatttagaaaaacagtaatgacgaccctatatgcgagacagcaaaagagacacagatgtaaagaacagacttttgaactctgggagaaggcgagggtgggatgatttgagagaacagcattgaaacatgtatattaccatatgtaaaatagacgaccagtccaagtttgatgcatgaagcagggcactcaaagccagtgctctgggacaacccagagggatagagtgggaggtgggaggggtgttcaggatagggggacacatgtgcacccatggctgattcatgccaatgtatggcaaaaaccaccacaatactgtaattagcctccaattagaataaattaatttaaaaaaatcaaatggttAGCACAAAGTATTCTGTGTTCTTACTTCCCTTCTTCTTACCACCTTTTATAACCTAGTTTATAGACAGATGCCTCTTGTTTTAAAGCAATGTGACTTTCAACAGTATGTTTCATATTCTCTGTAAAGTCAAAGAGAAAGTTTAATAAAGTAAAGCATGTTCTTAATCTCAAAAAGTCCACCTACTATGTTATATTAACactctacctttttaaaaatatattctataaaatgaaaactttaacagatgtttaaaaagcttttaagaaCTGGCCCAAGAGAATTCGTGGAGAAACCTATTTGCTTTGTGCACAATTGTTTCTGCTGGCTGCGTGCATCTTTAGTGTAGCTCTTACCTAAGGGATAACtcattcattttaacttttgTCTTCTGTGTCCACTGAGGGACAAAAAGTCTCATTCACCCTCCTCTGCTCTGGTATATCTTTTCTTGAATGATCATGCTGCGGTTAGACTTTTAAGAGTATTTACTGTATGCATATAAACACTGCAGCTTCCTCTAACTAGTTTTAGCAAACAAAGTCAGTATGTCTATGGGGACATGCACAAATCTCTACATTTCTAAAGATAACTAAAAACATGCACTCTTAAAAGTCATTAGATGAGAAGGAACTTCCCCCCATCCATACAAAATCACTTGGTCTATTTTTGAAGTCTGACAAAATACCATTTAGAAATATGTTCATTTTGTATTTAATGTATACATGCTATTGTCCATAGTACTATAAAAGGAAAGCCCTCTACTAAGCTTtgtatttcattattaatttctgctgtatttcAGGTAACAACGTGGTTACAAGAGAAAAGCAGGTACTAAAGCAGGTCTAGTCTCTTGCTCCTCGAATGTGAACTGCAGTGTTTCCCTGTCTGACAGATTCAGGCTGCTGCTATTATCCCTGTAGAGTATTTATCAAATCTTTTGAGAAATAtagcaaataaaatcagaaagctACTCAAACAGCAACAGTCAATTTTATGTAAGAATTTCTAATCCAAAACCGTGTGCAACTTTACAGGTTTGAATGAACTTCACTACAGGAAGTAGTGAGAAGCCCTGAGAAATAAACATAAATCATTATATATAAGACATGACAAAGATTATGCACTAAAAAAATCGTGTCAAATAATTCTCAATATCTTTTAAAAGTCAGTCACAGATATATAGTCATAAGaaccaaaagaaatttatttacaaaattccTTACTTGACTGGTGGTGTGAACCAACAAACCATCAACTAAGACCCCACCAATGGCCTTCAAGCCAGTTCACACAAGAGAACAACCACTGTAGTTTCTGATAATTAGGccagaaagatgtccttttgcAGGTCCTTCCACTAAAAAAGGAGATATTAATACATTTGACCATAGGGACCTATGCAAGTAGCAACATGATACTTGCAGACTCACTTGAATCATAGCTTCTAGAGTGCTGTTCCCTAACTACCTCACATAGTTGTTTCACTACTTTTGCTGATTTCTTTGcaggcttctttctctttttcttctctttcgttggttttctctttttctccttctctgttggctcctttttcttcttctcctctgcTGTTGGCTCCTTTGTCTCCTCCATtgctggcttctttctcttctttttccttaataCCAGTATAAACTGCTTTGTTATAACCTTCTCGATTCCGAGCAATTTCAATGGCAAAAAATTGTATCCTGGGTGCTGAAAGGTGAATAGAATTGATTATTGTCCTAGTCTTAGCTAATTTTCTAAACCTAGTGGAAACTGACAAAGTTGAACTAACATACAAAGCATTCAAGTAGTCATAAGATTCAGAGATGTGGAATTCTAATCCTATACTAAATGAAGCTGAAAATACTTAATCTATCTCCAGTTACTCAAGATACAGTAATATGATCTTTAAAGTTATAACAAAATGATTCCCAAACCATCCATGTCATTGATTCATCAGTAAAACCAGACCCCTCACTCTCCTTATTCAGAAACAATCCCAGAGGCAAGAAACTCACCAAAGATGGTGTTTTCTTCAGTGTAGCCCTGCGAACAGTTCAGTCGCAGCAAAGTACCATAGTTGAAGTCTTCCACAATCCCATCAAACTTCAAGCAGAATGGCCTCCACTTCtataaagacaaaaaagataTCTTAGC from Bos mutus isolate GX-2022 chromosome X, NWIPB_WYAK_1.1, whole genome shotgun sequence encodes:
- the PBDC1 gene encoding protein PBDC1 isoform X1, with the translated sequence MEATGGPEELVSGELVSVAHALSLPAESYGNDPDIEMAWAMRAMQHAEIYYKLISSVDPQFLKLTKVDDQIYSEFRENFKNLRIDILDPEELKSESAKEKWRPFCLKFDGIVEDFNYGTLLRLNCSQGYTEENTIFAPRIQFFAIEIARNREGYNKAVYTGIKEKEEKEASNGGDKGANSRGEEEKGANREGEKEKTNEREEKEKEACKEISKSSETTM
- the PBDC1 gene encoding protein PBDC1 isoform X2; amino-acid sequence: MAWAMRAMQHAEIYYKLISSVDPQFLKLTKVDDQIYSEFRENFKNLRIDILDPEELKSESAKEKWRPFCLKFDGIVEDFNYGTLLRLNCSQGYTEENTIFAPRIQFFAIEIARNREGYNKAVYTGIKEKEEKEASNGGDKGANSRGEEEKGANREGEKEKTNEREEKEKEACKEISKSSETTM